A single genomic interval of Malania oleifera isolate guangnan ecotype guangnan chromosome 11, ASM2987363v1, whole genome shotgun sequence harbors:
- the LOC131168336 gene encoding serine/threonine protein phosphatase 2A 57 kDa regulatory subunit B' beta isoform-like, whose translation MLNRIIKRGHRKPSKSDANDSGVFGYNTPGYRNSGSVSTSNVVVNHASRAAPPMPAPNSNAQPGGQAIVAAPPSGAIETLPLFRDVPAPDRQALFLRKLQICCFQFEFSDTLKSVREKEIKRQSLLELVDFIQSGSGKITENVQEEMIRMISVNIFRCLPPASHENTGAENTDPEEEEPYLEPSWPHLQLVYELLLRYVVSSDTDTKIAKRYIDHSFVLKLLDLFDSEDPREREYLKTILHRIYGKFMVHRPFIRKAINNIFYRFIYETERHSGIGELLEILGSIINGFALPMKEEHKLFLVRALIPLHKPKPIAIYHQQLSYCITQFVEKDYKLADTVIRGLLKYWPVTNCQKEVLFLGELEEVLEATQAAEFQRCMVPLFRQIARCLNSSHFQVAERALFLWNNEHIVSLIAQNRGVILPIIFEALEKNIQSHWNQAVHGLTVNVRKMFLEMDIELFEECQRLYAEKEARAKDLEEQRELTWQRLAAAAAQGGGEDMVTV comes from the exons ATGTTGAACAGAATCATTAAGCGCGGACACCGTAAGCCCTCGAAGTCCGACGCTAATGATTCTGGGGTGTTCGGATATAACACGCCAGGGTATCGCAATTCTGGATCAGTCTCCACCTCGAATGTGGTCGTGAACCATGCCTCCCGAGCTGCTCCACCGATGCCTGCGCCGAATTCCAATGCTCAGCCCGGGGGTCAAGCAATTGTGGCTGCCCCGCCTTCTGGCGCCATCGAGACCCTGCCTTTGTTCCGCGACGTACCTGCTCCAGACCGCCAAGCCTTGTTTCTTCGGAAGTTGCAAATTTGTTGTTTCCAATTTGAATTTTCGGACACTCTGAAGTCAGTCCGTGAGAAGGAAATAAAGCGGCAGAGTTTGCTTGAGCTTGTTGATTTTATACAGTCCGGGTCTGGGAAGATTACAGAAAATGTTCAAGAAGAAATGATTCGGATGATATCAGTGAATATTTTCCGGTGCCTACCGCCAGCTTCCCATGAGAATACAGGGGCTGAGAACACTGATCCAGAAGAGGAAGAGCCCTATTTGGAACCCTCATGGCCCCACTTGCAGCTTGTTTATGAACTGCTTTTGAGGTATGTTGTTTCATCGGATACAGACACAAAGATTGCAAAGCGGTATATTGATCATTCCTTTGTGTTGAAACTACTTGATTTGTTTGATTCGGAGGACCCCCGCGAGAGGGAATATTTGAAAACTATCCTGCATCGCATATATGGGAAATTCATGGTACATCGTCCCTTTATAAGGAAggcaattaataatattttttatcgcTTTATATATGAGACAGAGAGGCACAGTGGCATTGGTGAGCTTTTGGAAATTCTTGGGAGCATAATAAATGGTTTTGCTTTGCCAATGAAGGAGGAGCATAAGTTGTTTCTTGTGCGGGCTCTTATACCGCTCCATAAGCCAAAGCCAATTGCAATATATCATCAGCAGCTGTCATACTGCATTACACAGTTTGTTGAAAAAGATTACAAATTGGCAGATACTGTTATAAGAGGTTTGTTGAAGTATTGGCCTGTTACCAATTGTCAGAAGGAAGTTCTCTTTCTTGGTGAACTTGAAGAAGTACTGGAGGCTACCCAGGCGGCAGAATTTCAACGCTGCATGGTTCCTCTTTTCAGACAGATTGCACGCTGCCTAAATAGTTCACATTTTCAG GTTGCAGAAAGGGCTCTCTTTTTGTGGAATAATGAACACATTGTAAGCTTAATTGCCCAAAACCGTGGTGTCATTCTACCAATCATTTTTGAGGCATTGGAGAAGAATATTCAGAGCCACTGGAACCAGGCAGTCCATGGGTTGACTGTCAATGTTCGGAAAATGTTCTTGGAAATGGATATAGAGTTATTTGAGGAGTGCCAGCGGCTGTATGCTGAGAAAGAGGCCAGGGCCAAAGATTTGGAAGAGCAGCGGGAGTTGACATGGCAGAGACTAGCAGCTGCAGCAGCACAGGGAGGGGGCGAGGATATGGTCACAGTGTGA